The Bacillota bacterium region TTTCTGCATGCCCATGGGCCCCACTTCAAACACCCTGGTGCCCGCCGCCACCGAGGGGACGGGGATGCCCTCCTTCAAGGGGATAAAGGTGACAGTAGAGCCATCTCCGGGCGGGGAGGCTGAAGGAAGTGCCGGTAATTGAAAGCGTCGTTTGTACCTTCTGTGGTTCCCTGTGTGATGACCTAAGGGTAACCGTTGAACAAAACCGGGTCCTCAAGGTAGGGGGCGCCTGCGCCCTGGGGAGACAGAAGGTGTTCCATGATTGCGAACCCACAGCGGTCTGGAGCGTAGAGGGCATGGTGGTGGATATGGGCACAGCCATGGAGGAGGCGGCCAGGGTTCTCTCAAGCGCACGCTTCCCCCTAGTGTACGGTCTCAGCACCGTGTCCACGGAGGCGCAGCGGGAAGCGGTAGCCCTGGCCGAGCTCCTCGGGGGGACAGTGGACACCACCTCATCTCACTGTCACGGCCCCTCCACCATGGCAAGGCAACAGGCTGGCCTGCCCACTTGCACCCTGGGGGAGGTGCGCAACCGTGCGGACCTCATCATCTTCTGGGGCTGCAATCCCATGGAATCCAGCCCGAGGCACCTGGCGCGCTACTCGGCGATGGCGAAGGGCTCTGCAGTCACAGGGCGCGGCCAGCGCAGGGTGGTGGTGGTGGACGTGCGGCCGACCCCCACGGCTAAGGCGGCGGACGAATTCATCCAGATAGACGCAGGCAGGGACTACGAGGCGTTCACCCTCTTGAGGTCCTTGATCCAGGGGAAGGCAGTGCCGGAGGACGTGACAACCACCGGCTCGGCCGGCGTACCCTTCGAGCGCTGGGCCCGGCTGGCAGCACTGATGAAGGGTTGCCGTTACGGGGTGGCCTTCTTCGGGATGGGGCTCACAATGAGCGGGGGAAGAGAGGCCAACCTCGAATTGCTCCTGACCACAGTGGCGGAGCTCAATGCATTTACCCGGTTCTACGCGATTCCCATGAGGGGCCACAGCAACGTGGCAGGAAGCGAGAACGTGCTGGCCTGGCTCACAGGCTATCCATTTGCCGTGAACTTCAGCAGGGGCTACCCGAGGTACGGACCTGGGGAATTCACCGTCGTCGACCTGCTGGAACGAGGGGATGTCGACGCCTGCCTGGTGGTGGGGGCAGACCCCGCGGCGCACCTGCCCCGCCGCTGCGTCAAACACCTGGAGTCCATCCCTGTGGTGCTTGTGGATCCCCACGTTACCCTGACCACGCCCCTGGCCAGGGTAACCATCCCCGTGGCGGCAGGAGGGGTAGGGGCTGAAGGGACGTTCTACCGCATGGATAACGTGCCACTGAGGGCTGCCGCCCTGGTGGAATCCCGTCTCCCCACGGATGAAGAGGTGATAAGGACGATTAGGGAGAGGATCACCCGTGCTCAAGATCGCTAACGGCCGCGTCTACGACCCGGCCAACGGGCTCGAGGGTGTGCTGAAGGACGTCTTTGTGGAGAGGGGAAGGGTCGTTGAGCCGCCCCCTCAGAGTGACGAGTGGGAAGTCCTGGATGCCGCTGGCCTCTACGTTACGCCAGGCGCCATCGACATCCACACTCACATCGCCGGGCCCAAGGTGACCAGCGGCAGGATCCTGCGGCCCGAGGACCACTACGGGCACCCGGTTCCAAGGACGGGGTTCTCCCGTTCTGGCACAGGCCATACCATTCCCACGATATCCGTAACAGGCAACAGGTACGCCGCCATGGGGTACACAACGGTTTTCGAGGCATCAATAGCGCCCTTGAAGGCAAGGCACCTTCACGAGGAGTTCCACGACCTGCCCCTGGTGGATAAGGGCTGCTACGTGCTAATGGGCAACAACTACTTCGTAATGAAGGGCGTGGCTCAAGGTCAGAAGGCCCTCCTGCAGGAGTACACGGGGTGGCTCCTCCAGGCGGCGGGCGGCTACGCCATCAAGGTGGTGAACCCCGGGGGTGTCGAGGGCT contains the following coding sequences:
- a CDS encoding formylmethanofuran dehydrogenase subunit B, translating into MPVIESVVCTFCGSLCDDLRVTVEQNRVLKVGGACALGRQKVFHDCEPTAVWSVEGMVVDMGTAMEEAARVLSSARFPLVYGLSTVSTEAQREAVALAELLGGTVDTTSSHCHGPSTMARQQAGLPTCTLGEVRNRADLIIFWGCNPMESSPRHLARYSAMAKGSAVTGRGQRRVVVVDVRPTPTAKAADEFIQIDAGRDYEAFTLLRSLIQGKAVPEDVTTTGSAGVPFERWARLAALMKGCRYGVAFFGMGLTMSGGREANLELLLTTVAELNAFTRFYAIPMRGHSNVAGSENVLAWLTGYPFAVNFSRGYPRYGPGEFTVVDLLERGDVDACLVVGADPAAHLPRRCVKHLESIPVVLVDPHVTLTTPLARVTIPVAAGGVGAEGTFYRMDNVPLRAAALVESRLPTDEEVIRTIRERITRAQDR